The Oxyura jamaicensis isolate SHBP4307 breed ruddy duck chromosome 8, BPBGC_Ojam_1.0, whole genome shotgun sequence genome has a segment encoding these proteins:
- the RGS4 gene encoding regulator of G-protein signaling 4, producing the protein MCKGLAALPATCLKSAKDMKHRLGVLLQKSDSCDYSSSQGKKEKLSPSQRVSQEEVKKWAESLENLIHHDRGLAAFRAFLKSEYSEENIDFWVSCEEYKKTKSPAKLSPKARKIYDEFISVQATKEVNLDSCTREKTSHNMLEPTLSCFDEAQRKIFTLMEKDSYRRFLKSPYYLDLVSPPGAGCGPESCQRTHTHTLDCNSNIISQCA; encoded by the exons TGCCAAAGACATGAAGCATCGTCTAGGTGTCTTGCTGCAGAAGTCAGACTCCTGTGACTACAGCTCTTCCCAGGGCAAGAAGGAGAAACTCTCTCCGAGCCAGAG GGTTAGCCAAGAGGAAGTCAAAAAGTGGGCAGAGTCCTTGGAAAACTTGATCCACCATGACA GAGGACTGGCTGCCTTCCGTGCTTTTCTCAAATCTGAGTACAGTGAGGAAAACATCGATTTCTGGGTCAGTTGTGAGGAGTACAAGAAAACCAAGTCGCCAGCCAAGCTCAGTCCCAAAGCCAGGAAGATCTATGACGAGTTCATCTCTGTGCAGGCAACAAAAGAG GTGAACCTGGATTCATGCACAAGGGAGAAAACGAGCCACAATATGCTGGAGCCTACGCTTTCCTGTTTTGATGAggctcagagaaaaatatttacccTCATGGAGAAGGATTCTTACCGCCGTTTCCTCAAGTCCCCCTACTACCTGGACTTGGTCAGCCCACCTGGTGCTGGCTGTGGGCCTGAAAGCTGCCAAAGAACCCACACTCACACCTTAGACTGCAACTCCAACATTATCTCTCAGTGTGCCTGA